A section of the Roseomonas marmotae genome encodes:
- a CDS encoding molybdenum cofactor biosynthesis protein MoaE — MATIRVQEAPFDLAAETAVLAEGRVDVGGIASFQGLCRADDGLAALVLEHYPGMTEKALAGIVAEAEARWPLTGCTVIHRVGRILPGEPIVLVLAASRHRTAALEACAFLIDWLKTGAPFWKREEFPDGDSRWVEARASDDAAAAKWG, encoded by the coding sequence ATGGCCACCATCCGCGTGCAGGAGGCGCCCTTCGACCTGGCGGCTGAGACGGCGGTGCTGGCGGAAGGCCGTGTGGATGTCGGCGGCATCGCCAGCTTCCAGGGCCTCTGCCGCGCCGATGACGGGCTGGCGGCCCTGGTGCTGGAGCACTATCCCGGCATGACGGAGAAGGCCCTGGCCGGCATCGTGGCCGAGGCCGAGGCCCGCTGGCCGCTGACAGGCTGCACCGTTATCCACCGTGTCGGCCGTATTCTGCCGGGCGAGCCCATTGTCCTGGTGCTGGCCGCCAGCCGCCACCGCACCGCCGCACTCGAAGCCTGCGCCTTCCTGATCGACTGGCTGAAGACCGGCGCCCCCTTCTGGAAGCGCGAGGAATTCCCGGACGGCGACAGCCGCTGGGTGGAAGCCCGCGC
- the moaD gene encoding molybdopterin converting factor subunit 1: MQVLYFAWVRQRVGTGAEEISPPPEVTDVGGLMRWLASRSPGHASAFADPRQIRAAVNQEFCGPDHPLRPGDEIAFFPPVTGG, encoded by the coding sequence ATGCAGGTGCTTTATTTCGCCTGGGTACGGCAACGCGTCGGCACCGGGGCCGAGGAGATCTCGCCACCGCCGGAGGTGACGGATGTCGGCGGGCTGATGCGCTGGCTGGCCAGCCGCAGCCCCGGCCATGCCAGTGCCTTCGCCGACCCCCGGCAGATCCGCGCCGCCGTGAACCAGGAGTTCTGCGGCCCGGACCATCCGCTGCGCCCGGGGGACGAGATCGCGTTCTTCCCGCCCGTGACGGGGGGCTGA
- the pgsA gene encoding CDP-diacylglycerol--glycerol-3-phosphate 3-phosphatidyltransferase has translation MPTDLPNLLTLSRIAAIPLLVLLACLHTPWGDAGACAVFSAAAITDYFDGKIARDRKLVSAFGRMLDPIADKLLVGAALMLLAGLERLSPWGLLPAIVILLREILVSGLREYLAALAISLPVTRLAKWKTGFQMGALGTLLAGDTAARVLGLGFLPVSAIGEAMLWVAAVLTLVTGWDYLRAGLRHAEAQDISRGTAPRP, from the coding sequence TTGCCGACTGACCTGCCTAACCTGCTCACGCTCTCCCGCATCGCGGCCATCCCGCTGCTGGTGCTGTTGGCATGCCTGCACACGCCCTGGGGCGATGCGGGCGCCTGCGCCGTCTTCTCGGCGGCCGCCATCACCGACTATTTCGATGGCAAGATCGCGCGGGACCGCAAGCTGGTCTCCGCCTTCGGGCGCATGCTGGACCCGATCGCGGACAAGCTGCTGGTCGGTGCCGCGCTGATGCTGCTGGCGGGGCTGGAGCGGCTCTCCCCCTGGGGGCTGCTGCCGGCCATCGTCATCCTGCTGCGGGAGATCCTGGTCTCCGGCCTGCGGGAATACCTGGCGGCCCTGGCCATCAGCCTGCCGGTGACGCGGCTGGCCAAGTGGAAGACCGGCTTCCAGATGGGCGCGCTGGGCACGCTGCTGGCCGGCGACACGGCGGCACGGGTGCTGGGACTCGGCTTCCTGCCCGTGAGCGCCATCGGGGAGGCGATGCTCTGGGTGGCCGCCGTGCTGACCCTCGTGACGGGCTGGGACTATCTCCGGGCCGGGCTGCGGCATGCCGAAGCGCAGGATATCTCGCGCGGCACCGCCCCCCGGCCGTAA